From Arachis hypogaea cultivar Tifrunner chromosome 3, arahy.Tifrunner.gnm2.J5K5, whole genome shotgun sequence:
AGATGTGTTGATTGTCTTGCTTGTAAAAGCTAATGATGAACAAGAGGTCTCTATACCCCGTTTAGTTTGTATTTAGTCTCTTCTTTTTGGACAGTTTAGCCCCGacacaaaacccaaaaaaaaagctTCTTATTGGTCTTCTATATTTTTTGTAAGTTGTAAAAGCTACTGTTTTAAACACTTGAATAATTGATAAAAGAACAAATCAATCCTTGAAATTTTGGTTTTGTGGATATTTAAAtctctaataatttaaaaatacatttaaggtTCTGATCTCTTTAAAATTTGGACACATCGATCCCTGACTCTAATTTCTCCCATTTTAAAAACCCTCTTACATATACATTTGTATCAACCAAGTCAATATAACGGGAGTtacatttgatttttttgttgggTTGACAGATTCAAGTGAATATGAGGGATCGATAagtccaaattttaaaaacatcaaggacttaaatatattttcaaattttcgagAACTTAAATATCCACGGATCAATAGATCaatgacctatttgtccttttctctaaatAATTTTACCAATcaaatccgaaaaaaaaaaatttactaatgaccaatattaatatattagtattacattaattttgtaaataataCTATACATTTAAATCTTTTTGTTAACAAAATCTAATCAAATtggttataattaatattatttaaaatcttattatttaacttagttaaacttaattcataaaaaaacttGAATATATAACATTAGTCGTAGACTCATAGTTTATGATCAACCACACCGGCACAATTAAAAGATGacataaaagaaatatttattAACTGTTATATATTAACTTGGCTTAATATAAACTTTTATGTCACATACAATAGCAATAAATAAGTACAATTGAGAAACATGTATACACCAAATAAAAGTAAGAATATATttaaggtgaagaaagcaagcaTGCATATTAGTATTATATTAACCCATTCAAGAATGGAACACCCGTTTGAGGCAACCAGCTATCCCCCTGCAAGAAATTAGACACAGTGAAATTAGCCGCATCCATTTCCCCAATAACATGATAACCAGGCCACGAAACTCGACTTGCAGTGCTTGAACCAGTTCCCGCATTCTTATGCTCCGCGTAATACAAAGTATTCAGCGCAAAACTTCCACTCCAATCATGCCAGCCAGCAGGATCAACAAAACCATCCATAAAGGATTCCATGAAAACCGTCCTCGAGTATTGCTTCCAAGGCCTACCAAGGTACGTTTTCACAACACCAACGCGAGGGGCCAAATCGTCAGCGGGTCGAATCGTTGCGTTGTGTATGGAGATTCCGGTATTTTGGTTGGGATCGGTTCTGCCTTGGGCGGTAATTGAGTTGAACTGGCCGGTCATAGGGAGGCGGGGGAAGATGTTGCAATTTTGGAAGACTACGGCGGCGTTACCGAAAATAAAATCAACGGTGCCATAAATGTGGCAGTCGCTGTAGAATTGACGCATGGAATGGGCGTAGAGTGTGTCTTGGTAGCCCTCGAAGCTGCACATGTAAAAGGCTGATAAGTCAGCTCCGCTTCTAAGGGCAACTGCTTAGTGCTTGCTTGGCCCTGCTGTGTTTTGGAATGTTATGTTCACTGCTACAAAACCTTGTCCCACCACAGCTGCAAAATTATAGACCACATCTCTTTAAATTTACTCCATATCTACTCATATAATATGTTACCTAAATATTTTTCATTAGTAATAGATAATAAACTACGGTGAGCACGGATTTGGTTTAAGTTTAtggtaaaataattaaaatcgaATCGATCAAAGTGTAATTGGTTCAGTTTAGTTtggatttgtatttttttgtacatgtattcgaaccaaaccaaatcgattaagaatggattggttcggttcggataATTGGTGGGTACCCGACgactttaaaatttataaaaaaaaccaaatttttatcttaaaaattcaacaagtacaataaacatgtaacatcaatagaaataatccaaacatattaaacaccaaatacattaaaaactaaactcattaaaatccaaacatattaataatgaataatcatgGTCTAATAAAaaactcatatatatttttttatttttttatttaattaatatataattgagtTTGCGGGTTAGTTTGGGTTTTGCACCTCCAAAACCGATATCCGAACTAATCACTAACAAAAATTATCGGTTTGGATCCGATTACCCGTTAATTTtagaactaatttaattaattcggTTCGAATTCGGACGGGTAATCGAGTACCCACTATCCGTGCTCACCTCTATAATAAACtcaattaaaattagttaatcactttaatatatatcaattagaataaaaattaagatttttattaaattattgatcACAAAAATTTTGTGCAAaactttcttttaaatatttatatttttaaataaaaatttatttataattatttttatataaaattaataattaaaaataattatatattaaattatttaataattttaataataaataaattccacATGAAAATAACTAGACcgaagtaatatatatatatatatatattctctttcATCTATCATATTATTTTAGTGAGTTGTGAACTAAATATGCGTATGATGCAAATAAAGGTATCGTCAGTGTAATATGCATTGCATGGCTTGGTACATATGCATAGATCTATAATTATTTCTGAATTCCAATAATAGTGGATTGCTGTTCAAGTTCAGAATAAATTGTTTTTGCTTACCAAAAGTTGCTGAGTTGAACGTTGTAGAGCCATCGACAACATTGCGATCGCCGGTGATAATTGTCCGATTGATTCCATCTCCAACTAGCATCAAGTGCTTCTTGTTCTTCGCAATAGACACATACTCTTCATACACACCTTTCTTGATGAAAACAAGGAAGTAGCCATCACTGGAAGCCGTGTTATTTGGCGCCGCAGCTATGGCTGCGTTGATAGTGGTGAAGTTTCCGCTTCCGTCCTTGCTAACAACCACCATGTCCCTTACATTTACGCTTTCCTATCACGCACAAATACAATTGTTGGATATTGAATATAAGGGTATAATAGTAATACGACACTACAAGTCAAATACGATAAGTTTCTTAAAAAGAAATAGTCACATA
This genomic window contains:
- the LOC140173040 gene encoding probable pectinesterase/pectinesterase inhibitor 41 — its product is MCSFEGYQDTLYAHSMRQFYSDCHIYGTVDFIFGNAAVVFQNCNIFPRLPMTGQFNSITAQGRTDPNQNTGISIHNATIRPADDLAPRVGVVKTYLGRPWKQYSRTVFMESFMDGFVDPAGWHDWSGSFALNTLYYAEHKNAGTGSSTASRVSWPGYHVIGEMDAANFTVSNFLQGDSWLPQTGVPFLNGLI